caatcctgacctagtggttgactctttcaactccactccctacccttttcacatctgcataaattgttacaagttgtaaccaggtttgatctcTTGATTTATTACACGCATACGCAAACCCTGAGGTATCTGGGCTCATtcaatttagtattttattttagtcaATTTCTATCTTAATTTTAGATTGGTTAATTTGAAGTACTTGAGTCTAGATGGTAACAGCTTGACTAGTCTGCCATCAGAACTATGTGCCATCAGTCCTCTGACAGAGCTGCATGCTGCAAACAACCAGTTGACAGCATTGCCTTTAGAAATTAGCTTCCTGGTGAACCTAACAAAGCTTCATGTACAGAAAAATAAGATAAGAGAACTTCCTGAAGGAATTGGTAAACTATATAATCTGAAAGTTATCGACatagctgcaaatgaattgagAATATTTCCAACAGaagtaagaaaataaaaattattttttcaagatAGATTATCATATACATCCTTACATGCGCACTGTAAAGCAATTAAAGATAGTTCTGTTATTAATTAATggattgtttgaaggtttgcatggcgaaatcaaatgttgatataaagtttgcggtacaccacgtgtattagttctgaaaagaactgttgagtttctcgacgtttcgatcaatataaaatgatcgtcctcaggagtgagaatgcagaaagtccaggaaacttGGAATATAAGTGGAAAGGGTGGGACTGGTGTGAAAGCCAGAAACAATGGCAAGTTCACACAGTGGGAGGGATTGAAACTAGCTATAGCAAAGCATTGTTTCATTGTTCTTGAGGGTGATCTATCCAGCTGTTGCTGAtcatcattagggaccctcagaggttcacaagacaaacatatacacaagatgctctaaataaacaaagtcttattacaagtctttgggagtggggtaatttggtccttagaaaaaatcctgacatgtgacgggactttaacccaggacccttggagtggtagacAAGCACCAAGCCACAACTTCATGAGAAACAATGCTTTGCTATAGTTAGTTTCAATCCCTCCCACTGTGTGAACTTGCCATTGTTTCTGGCTTTCACACCAGTCCCACCCTTTCCACTTATATTCCaagtttcctggactttctgcattctcactcctgaggacgatcaaagtatattgatcgaaacgtcgagaaactcaacagttcctttcagaactaatacacatggtgtaccgcaaactttatatcaacaattaATGGATTAACACATTCCATTTTGCAACTCAATCCCcaacattgttttaaaaaatatgtaatgtattaaatgttaatatatatACGTATATTTAAGTTGTTCAACTTTTCTAGATGTACTAGCACTacaattgtgtttattttacaTTCTTAAGTAAATTATGTACATTGTTGCCTATTATTCTCTTCCTGTCACTGGCTcctttttaatatatttataatatatttatagatgGTACATTTCTGCTTATTTGccatttattcataaatttgtatatattttctttttatatgcCTGTGAgaatttaaatgaataaatattgtgATTCTTTccatttttctttctttatattGACAGTTGAATAAACTACCACTGAAAGAATTGTACTGTGAAGAGAACCCATTAATTGACCATGTTCCTATTAAATCTGTACAAGAGGAAGAAGTTCTAACTTTGAaggtactactactactttactATATAGAAATGTGGGAGGAAGAGGCAATGTGTTGATGATGGAAGTTAAGGAGTGGAAGCATtgccattatattattatgtatatagaatatattaaataataaagatataatATTTATCAATTACAGGAAATATGTGCTAGATTCATAATGAGTGAACTCAAAACAAGGTAatcttatttttcatttaatctaaatttgaaaaattattttattccaaatcatgttctCTATTAATATCAGTGATATGTTCtatttattacagtacagtattaataataagcCGGATATTAACAATAAACTTGGGGGTAATAAGTGATGAAAAGGGGTTTAGGAATGTATCTGATATACCTAATTGAATTAATTACATTAGTTTATTTACTGTAATTGTATGTACCATATTTCTTCAAATAaagaccccccccccccccccccccatagaACTTCATTTCGAATAAACGCCCTGGagtgtttatttatttccttgAATAAACAACCGACCACAttcatatacacaatattgtacTACACTTTcctatttgtatttattatcaatcattagtCTTCGCCATGATTCCAAATATGCCGGTAACAAGTCAACGAGTGCTAGTAGTACTGACTCCACAATTTGTAACACTCCTATATCCAACAATAGGTAAATCATTGTGGGCAcactttgtaatttttttaacacaAGCACAATTTTGATTGAGAGTGTATTACTAGTACTGTTGATATTATTTTGACCACTATTATAAACTCCGTTTTTCACTCCTAGGCACAAGttaatttgtattcattgtgtTTCTTAAACATTAGATTGCTATATGACCAAACACTTACCTTCTATTTTACATGCACACTATTTAACCTGGTCATGTGTGGTACAGTCTACAGTCTAATTTTGTACAGACTGTTTCACAATTTCTCATATTTAACATAACTATTTATGAAACTTGAAAGTCTCATTTATGAAAGTTTTCATTATAGGTGATCATGATTGACTCATTTCCATTGTTTTGATTACTCAATTATTACttttctaaaaatacaaaactatggTTTTCACTCATTATTGCTCAATATTATTCTTTGTAGATAAGTTTCACTTTCAAAGTACTTTAAAAATAGGTTCATACAAAACTATGGTTTTCACTCATTATTGCTCAATATTATTCTTTGTAGATAAGTTTCACTTTCAAAGTACTTTAAAAATAGGTTCATATAAAAAATTCTTGTCAATTGCCAAgcatttaaaattgaatttcgCAATTTGCATAAGTTATTTTGTCAATCTTAGAGCTCTGCTGACAATCAAAATTTGCATATTCATAATTTACTTTAATTGTTGACAGGTGGTCTTATTTAAGAATAGCTATTCGCCACTACCCCAGTGTGAAGGAGATGTTGGGACAGGCTAGCAAATGTGCGTTCTGTAATCGTTCATTCCTAAACACATGGCTTGAATGTGTCACGTTTGTTGATGCCAAGAAGGCAAGTattcaattaaaattataatttagcATGAAATTTATTGATTCCTGATCtaatagaataataaaataataatatgaaatcaATGTAATACAATACTAATAAACATGGATCTCTTCTTGATGAAACTtgatttatttactgtatttaaaatcgGTCGGTATGTAGCAATGATAATGACCTTATTTTAGTATTGTATAAAAGTATTTTTCACTATTGTTAACAGctaaatatatctttattacaGTCTATTCTGTGCATTAGACCGTAATTTATATACTATTGAACATTATGTTGACAGTTTGTTTGGTTAAAAACACAAAGGGTTCAGTCGTCTACTTAACTATACTAAATTTGTAAAGTTTATATGTGCTGTATAAGAAATTAAATGCATGTATTAACCAGTTCTCCTAAATTGTACAATATAAGTTGTTTTAGATAAAACCATCTGAACTCTCACTTGTAATATGCAATATAGTGAAAGTTAAAGccattttttatctatttttaaatatatatttgaaa
This region of Antedon mediterranea chromosome 8, ecAntMedi1.1, whole genome shotgun sequence genomic DNA includes:
- the LOC140056426 gene encoding uncharacterized protein; the protein is MADTLLLRAVKGKPKCLNLSSKHLTQIPRLIGKLECLNILHLKNNKIQDLPVEFSALTKLIVLNIGNNELEEIPASLGQLNNLETLHLFGNKIKKLPNKILGGLRSLTFLNLNNNDLRTVTPSINKLVNLKYLSLDGNSLTSLPSELCAISPLTELHAANNQLTALPLEISFLVNLTKLHVQKNKIRELPEGIGKLYNLKVIDIAANELRIFPTELNKLPLKELYCEENPLIDHVPIKSVQEEEVLTLKEICARFIMSELKTRWSYLRIAIRHYPSVKEMLGQASKCAFCNRSFLNTWLECVTFVDAKKDLKTMNSPGRIPIRALLCSYKCFNTPGHRFYGVAFP